The region tctggatgaagcagatgttgtctgaatacaatgtcacacaagaagtcatgacattatactgtgataacctgagtgccataaatatttccaaaaatcctattcaacatagcaggacaaagcacattgacattcgccatcacttcatcagagaactagtagaagagaagatcatacctctagagcatgttactactgaaaagcaattagcagacattttcactaaagctttggatgccaatcaatttgaatgtttaagggggaagttggggatctgtgttcatgagaacctatagcaagcAAAGGAGTGTGTGgttatcccagaggatatttctgcCTGGGAAAACTGTGTTGTGGCAAGGACTAGTCTGTGTGGCTGGAAGCTATTCTGATGCTGATGTCTGAAAGATTGAAGTTTTATGaggtcacctttggtcaattttgactaaaaagggggagaagtgctgatgtggaagttgtatgtggctggacagaaggacagttattattgaaagaagtgcacaggtgttaaaacagaatggtattctgtttacagatgtcaaaggggagGTCTGATATGGTGTacaggtgctgatgttgaagcatatgtcagaatgacattctggctggtacaggtgctggagttacagtagctgttatgtttgttgtatgcacagatttagggggagaagaagtacccttgtgcattgtgcatttgtgtgtcttactagttacatccataactagtaattttgttgattgttgcacagatttagggggaggagaagtacccttgtgcatgtgtgtactactagtagccatagctagtaattgttttgcttctgctgctgattaaactactgttatgtggtttaactgctgatagtttaccttgtgaacaaaaaggacagatatatgttttagccaaaattttccaaagggggagtttgttgattctaactattggcaacaattttggtaaaacaaagagtgttcacaagatgtcatgtgtgatgtcttaacataagatatcctatgtacctgctggagttcaagaacatgtgcatgcatgattgtttcagaatgccacatacaatgacaaggcttctgatattgaATGTACCTGCTAaagcttaaatgaaagacatcttcatgcaggattgtttcaaatgacatacacaatgtcatgacatctgatatggctgtacctgctggaagttataaaaggaattattggattatgtaggatttttccaggacgtcatacccgatgtcatgacatcctgtacacagaacattcactgtgaatgtctggtgttttgtgattgcacaattaagggcaatctttgtatgattgaagatctgattagctggcgcattcaatcatggattacaaccagatttacttgttttccaaggagatctaaccagctgttataaaaagatttgattggaaaatagatttagggttttcaagatgtccaagcccagctggatgcttctataaaaagggacttagaaaacctgtttggacacacaaccaagactgagcgaaatacatagagagagctagggtttgtgtctgtttagtcgtaagacttataggtcattcaagtcatccattgatgattgaatttgactgatttgtggttgtaatttgttactctaaagctgttaagcaagagtgtgtgtcttcttgatcaaagctgtgaagcaagatcaagagtgtgtcttcttgattgaaactgtgaagtaaaatcaagagtgtgtaattgaaaagtattttcttttcacaagggattgttgtttaaaatcactggtgtgtgattgtaagggaaatgagtgggttctcatatctaagagtgcttaggtagaaattgcacgggtagagattaggtgataaagactgtaacttgttgaagtgtacggagagtctttgaactaattctattttagtgaatttcctgcctggcttggtagcccctagacgtaggtgagttgcaccgaactgggttaacaattgtttgtgttattcgctttaccattatgttttttttatccattgtgtgttaacaaatattagtgtcgtaacattaccttcgacatcttatatttgataccagaatttcataggttatttttattcatttttaattgattaaaaatagtttctgacttttaaaaatgctgatttttttttgtcaaactttgtttgaccttgttgaacttaggataaatcacttggacttttcaaagttgatttgaagtgattttgaagtttgacctttctttaatattttaattcaagtttattttaaatattaaaaatgccaaaaatattttgttcatttcttgacctccaatcttcatctcacttctgtttttgattgtttgaccatgatcctcaatgtcattggtcaacacttgttgattggtacatcccattttcatctaatgcactttattctttccatttccttttccattgttcatctccttcttcttcttcttttttctttttgatcaatgagttgaaggttgataagttagcattgattggggagacttaatcttccttgattcaaatctaattcatcttgatcaattgatcaagtgaatggctttgcattaaggataggttgtttcctaaaccatgcaaaggacttaaaccaatacaagatcaattctcttttttttccttttggcatggcaagttgttggaacttggttcactaatcaagacttctaacttctgttgttgcctacattattattgtccggcctcagatagttgtgacttctacataagtccaattacgattgcttaacatagcgctaaatttgccttatggcacactaactactaatattaactattaaccattaacatttactttttgcactttacatttatgcaatttactattcttgtacatattattcatttgctttttcctttgcacacttgggcacatgtttatgttaatgtaatttgccttttgctcacttgagcacataattgtgtatatactattgtgcttgtgttttgttttgattgttgtggaccaaatgcaaagaaattggacaaatggacttagattttaggactttccctatgcaaatttggagtcaaagagaaactaggcctcatgcctttagagtgcttaaaatgtcaaagagcaactaggcctcatgcctttagaatgcttaatattgGAAGATGATCTTGAAAGGACCAAattctaaactcttcttgtccattccttgtttgtttttgctagaatattttgatgtgtttgttcttgtgctagggattccaccttgattcaaatttaGAAACCTTTGCCATGAGattctaagagagagagatccaagatacatttGGGAGCTTTTCAAGAGTTCATgtgattgatgattgcttgagtttatgcttatgtgattgcttattccaaaggatgggagctaaTTGGATCATCAAgatgatctcaagagaggaactccattgtggtcttattctttatccctcacctcttgtatgcttaggactttagcctttcttcttcttctctccactctaacccaagccaaaacttttgtgcaaacatttaacacttgttttcaacattagaaacctaagccttatgcttttgattttcaaactttcttttcttaatacttattttgaattcaactcctaagtcaactttgaccattttgtacatacttttcattggtaaatacaacccattcaaatgtatttttgtggtttcaatggccaccttcttaatcaaatttttcataacctttagctattaggtttgagttatccttgaggtagatgtaatgctcacctatatccttagtgatggataatgagtcttccatgcttattatagggttaacccctcactagcatgttgaagctatcctcacatggtggatttgtggttttaggttgagttttctcccttggataacaaaagacgttaaggcttttggaccaatcaattcaccaactcattttgagatttttaccccgaactacgaggttttgatcctaatcttttttttaaagatggtacgtaggcaatgggtttatccatccaaacacaaaatgtaaataacttgtacattctcttcacatctcttcaatcatgtttgcacaaacaaattttcacaaaaacaacaaccttacaacaagtatgaaaagggctccccaggagtacctaggatgttttgggtgcctaacaccttcccattgcataaccaacccccttacccaaatctctgacttttaaactagttttttattcgataaaacttttaggtttttgttcgctttctaaccattcctttggataaatagaagtgcggtggcgactcgccttgtatgatttaccttagatttagtcaatatctctaatggtaacgaataccccgctacaccatGCACAGGACATTGGGAATGTTGATTGAGTTTATGGCAAGTATGCATAATCTCGATTCGACTTTTGGCGAAGCATCATCATCGCCATTCCCACGTTACCAGGGGTTAGGATCTTTGGAAACCCAATTCGGTCGACCCCTAGGTTTTGGATTGTCATCTCGGTCAATCCCAACTTTTATGTCGAGTTCTGTCGCGGTCATAAGATAGCAAATGGACGAAAGTAATCATGAAATGGTCTATATGCTAACTCAGCAAATGGGCACCATACTGAGGCCTTTGATCCAAGATTCGATACAGAGTTACTAGCAACTGGCGACTCAAATAACCAGAATAGGAGACTTTTTAGGGGCTCATAGGCCCCCGGTTTTTCCGAATCCCACGCCTCCTCCTCGACCAGAAACCCTAGTCCGACAAGAGGAATTGACGGACGACACGGTCAAACAAGAATATCAGGAGTTCAAACATATCCCTAGGGTGGCTCGAAGGCCTCCCATGGTTTTAGTCAATAGAAACCAGGATCCCGACCATGTGGTCAGGCAAATTCGACAAGAGGATGCAGCTGGGGAACAAAACCTAGAGGCTATTGTCGAACGGATCATAATGCGAAATAGAATAAGCCCAGGCCTACAGAGGCCGACATACTCTTCATCTTTACCAGACTCTGTCTTACAGACAGAACTTCCTAGGGGGTGGAAAGTTCCGAAATTCATAAAGTTCGTCGGGGATACCGAGGAGTCCACCGTCGAACATGTTGCCATGTATCAAACCGAAGATATCGACATAGCGAATAATGAGGATTTGAAGTTAAAATACTTTCCAAGTTCTCTTACAAAGAACACGTTCACATGGTTCACAATGCTACCTCCACAATCAATCCAAACATGGACGCAATTGgagagattgttccatgaacaattttacattGGGCAGTCGAAGATTAGCGTGAAAGAACTAGCCAACGTCAAACAAAAAACTGCTGAGTTAGTTGATCTGTACTTAAACAGGTTTAGACTATTGAAAGCGCGAAGATTTACTCAAGTCCTTGAGCATGAGTTAGTTGAAATAGCAGTCGAGGGtttagattattctataaggaaaaaATTGGATACTCAATATCTCAGAGATATGGCGCAATTGGCTGACAGAGTTCAATGCATCGAACGCCTGAAAGCTGAGAAGACCAAAACTAGTCGATATCATAAGAAATAAAAGTATCCTACATCGGAGTCGAAGGATGCTCTTCCGACAACGAAGAGTTGATCGACAAAAGCGAGGTCAACGTGGCAGAACTTAAGCCAAGACCTCCATACACGTGTAAAGTTTTAAAGCCCTCGAATGGGAAAAACCCCACCGAAGCTGAAAAAATAGATAAATACGTAGCAAAGAATTACAAGTTCGACGTGTCTGAGTGTGACGAAATCTTTGATCTATTGGTTAAAGATGTTCAAATCATCGTCCCTCAAGGTTTAAAGGATCCCCCTCTAGAATAAAAGAAGAAAAGAGGATTCTGCaaatttcataattttcttggtcaTAAAACTCATCAGTGtgttcttttcagggatttggtgcaAAAGGAATTGAAAGAAGGAAGACTTCAATTTGGTGAAAGGCCAAAGATGCAGGTGGACTCTGACCCTCTAAAGGTGGAAGAAGATTTATATTTGGAGGCTCTCGAATGTATGATGGTCGAGACTGTAACACCCCCCAAACTACTACTTCTCAAATACAACATACAATTGCATAATCAGAGTAAATTAAAGCATGCATACTCGAGGGCATCACATTTACTTCTTCTAGAAACATTACATGCCATGGTCACATACAAGTAACACGAATTataaatcaaaaccaaataacCAACATGCAAACTCACACAGCGGAATAACATCTCTTTTCTTAAATGGTAAATAGTGATGATTCCCATAAATCATCTACCACAAAATATTGTTTTGGGCTCTAAGGCCACTCAACATCAAAACCAACATATCCAAAGAACAagataaaagagagcataacaatatctctcaacatcaaaacaaatacaaataatCCCATAAACCCAAGTGTTACATGACTAGAGCATTATAGACTACCTAGTCAAAACACAACAAGAACTAACCTCCAAATCTAGTCCTTGTGCGAAGCACCACTATCTCCGGTACCTGAGCGATGTCGCGATAGaacatcattccaacagaagggtgagaattcaaatcattatagaAAAACATGATAATAAGAAATATATAACAAACATACATATATTATTAGAATTCGTCACACTTcatacaaacatgcatcatatcatcttattaaaaaatcacatgtttatcatcatacgacatggctcaacaatccacaagtattcatttataaatactaaacgatgtacaaaagtcatatttcacaacatatcgatttcatgtacatattatcatccatcttcatttacaaatcatcatcaaatatgtatACAACTTTCACATGATTCCATAATGTATATAAGTCACCATTTCATCACATATGTAACAAATATGCACACATATCACATCATAACACATCAATAATTCATATCAAATGGATCACCTAAAATCCACGTATATGCATATCTACGAAAATCATATCCACACAATCATATCACATAATCATACAAACACAATTCACACCGACACGTACGACTCAATGTATGACTCAATGCGATATGCATGTGGATCCCATCCGTTGTCATTTCCGGCTTGCCGAACGTCTCTCAAATAGACTAGATAACCACCTCTAAAGCTCGATTCAGCCTTAAGCTTTCAAACCCCATTCAGCGTTAGGTTTGAGACAAGCAAATAATCTACGCGAGATTACCCAACATTGCCTCTTTCATAGACTCATGCTAGTGTAAgtgtgcaacaacaacaagaatCATGCAAGTAAGACGATCGCAACCCCGTAATCATACAAAAGCATACCACATCCAACATTTGCACAACATACACCTAACATGACTTCAATCCCAAACAATACATCAAATAAcattcatcatctcatcacaacATATTAACATAAAACAAACGAGCCaattcatgttattcatcaaatTCACGAATTCACATCAACACATACATAATTTCAAGTATTATGTTTCTTCACAAAATCCATCTAAAACCATCCAATACATgccaaacaatagaaaacatgtcattcacattcaccacaCATACAACATACATCCATATTAGGATTCTTCTGATAAAATATTAATCTACTGTTATCAAAATGAATATCACGTTATATATAATATTCTTAGCTTCGTAACAATCCAAACTGCACCTCAAACGgagttacggttcaaaagttatTGGATTTACAAGTTTTTCAAAATGCTACCAAAACTAGAAAATTTGTTGTTGCGAAAATGCGGTCAAAAACCAGAAAAACTGCTGTTGCAAAAATGCTGCTGTCCAACACAAATTTTCATCATAAAACCACATTAGtccatcatttttcatgaaaacCACATATATAGAAACTATTAGGATCATAGAAACAAGATTCTAAGCTCCACTAATTTTTACCAAAATCccaaatcaaccattttcaagtgaaactcaaacatgcaattatacaccaaatcatgttctatacacatacccattcatggaattcaatatagaaacatcatatcataacataaacatcaatttcATGGATTAAAACATAAACACATGTTAGGGTTTCTCAAAATCAAAATCCCCAAATCCCAAGTTCATGATATCTAACCCACATACATTACATGCATTATGTTTACCCATAACCACTTGAAATCCCACCCTTACCTTAGTATATATGAAATCTCTAGGTCCTTCTTCTTCTAGTTTCCTCTTCTTCTCTATCTCGTCTCTTCCCTTCTATTCTCCCTCCTTCTCTTGTTTCTACAAAACTAACTCTAATCTCTAAAACCCTTACTATCTTTTTAACTCATAATGGGCTTAACCCACTTATCCACCCATTCTAATTAATTAGGACCATTACTAGACAATTGCTATTTCTactcataaaattcaattattcaaataacccatatattcaaataattcaaataatcaccaaaacacatatttaattaattattacaccaaataatgattaattaaaataaacacctAATAAATAAATACGGAAATTAAATCGAgatgttacaactctcccccacttgaaatattttcgtcctcgaaaattacCTCAAGCAAACAACTCAGGATATGAATCCGTCATCTGACTCTCGAGCTCCTACGTCATATTTCCACCAGCCGGTCCTCCCCAAATGACGTTCACTAAAGCGATCTCTTTACCACGGAGTTGTTTCACCTCTCTATCTTCTATCCACATAGGTAATGTCTCCACGGTCAAATTATCTCTAACCTCAACATCATCTAATCGGATAACATGCGAAGGATTCACAATGTatctcctcaattgagacacgTGAAGCACATCATGGAGATTAGCAAGTGACGACAGTAATGTAATCCGATAAGCCACATCACCTGCTTTCTCAGGAATCTGATACGGACCAATAAcacgcggcgtcaacttacgcgacttcaatgctctaccaacacccgttacCGGAGTAACTCTTAAAAACACATGATCATTTACCTCAAACTCAAGTGCTTTCCTTctcttgtcatggtaactcttctgacgactctgagaaacCTTCATCTTATTTCTGATCATTTTAATCTTATTAGTAGTCTGTTGAACTATCTCAGGTCtaaccacaacactctctccagattcgtaccaacacaaaggcgtcctacaccttctaccatacaaagcttcaaacggagccataccaatactcgaatgaaaactatttttgtaggtaaactcaatcaaaggcaaataactatcccaagcacctccccattacaaaacacaagctctcaaaagatcctcaagcgactgaatcgtcctctcagtctgacccTATGTCTGCGGATGATAAGCATAACTCAAACACAACTTTGTACCCAAAGCACGTTGCAAACCTTCCCGAAATCTCGAAGTAAACCTCGCATCCCTATCTGACACAATGCTAGACGGAATACCACGCAAAATgacaattttctcaatatacagctTTGCAAGCCTCTCCAtcggataatccattctaatcgaAATAAAGTGAGCAgatttcgtcaacctgtccatAATAACCCAAATAGTTCATAATTACTCGAAGTCCTaggtaaaccagaaacaaaatccatagaaatactatcccatttccattcaGGAATAGATAACGGTTGTAACAAAccagacgacttctgatgctcaatcttcgatTTCTGACAAATCAAACACGAATACACAAATTTCGCAATCTCTTTCTTCATACCAGGCCACCAAAACAATTTCCTCAAATCTTaatacatcttagtagcaccaggatgaatactcaaaccactacgatgtccttcatcaagaatcctctttctcaaatccgaaacatcaggaacacaaactctatcatgacacctcatgataccattctcatcaatcctAAAATCACCACCTTTACCTTGATTGATCAACGTCAATCGATCTACCAAACCCAAATCAGATTTCTGACCTTCTCGAATCTCATCCAAAATTCCACTagtaagcttcaacataccaagcttcACTCCAAAATAAGTCTCTTTacaaaccaaactcatatctTGAAATTGTTCAAGAAAATCCAATTCTCGCACCATCAACATCGACATATGCAAAGATTTCCTACTCAAAGCATCGGTTACAACATTCGCTTTGCCAGGAcggtaattcaaaccaaaatcataatccttcaagaattccaaccatctcctttgcctcatattcaactctttctgatcgaacaaatacttcaaactcttatgatcactaaacacatcGAATCTCgacccaaacaaataatgtctcaaaatcttcaaaacaaacacaatagCAGCTAATTCCAAATCATGAGTCAGATAATTCCTCTCATGCACTTTGAGTTGCCTTGAAACATAAGCTATAACTTGTTGATTCTACATTAACACACCTCTTAaacccatcaaagaagcatcacaatacacaacaaatGGTTCTGATGGATTCGGTAACATCAAAACAGGAGCAGTAGTCAATCTcctcttaagctcttgaaaacTAGCTTCACACTGTGCAGTCCAAATGAAAtcttgacctttcctagtcaactgcgttAATGGAAAAGATAACTTAGAAAAGctgatcgcgacttagtaagtctatgggaatcatgattgcaagtgcacagtcgtatcgtgcagttttaaagattatcgaacccaaaggactaataatcgaacgtacCGTTATCTAATGTTACAATGTAAATCTAAGGTTGAGGAAcgttctaagattggagggataaagagaaataactataacaTGGACAAAAAATTAATAGAGATATTTAATaaagggatatcggtatgtaatgcatcaaacttcggggcatcgatagatagttggtgtaatcttattgatcaaaatattcttcagtagaaattgTTTATAAAAAGAACTTTGTCTCATACTCTCatttttattgactctgaccatactcttaaaccagaatgcttggctctcgcagtctcattatgaatttaaaagtaatttttgaatatgaataaagtctaattaatcctaaagcgctctcgctgtgtttaggattaatgcatagtttcagctatccggttaaatatcaaactctcgttcttattgaccgtaacctttgtttgctttgtactctcgtacgaaaacAATTTCGAAtaaaacaagaaactaaaaccgaaaaataatattttataaaagccaacaccaattatttacgaatcccgtcgtttcgacggtctttacataccgatacctagggGTTTAGCCTGACATGGATCCGGTCACATACATGATATTTAGACAATTAAGCATACATTACTGCATAAGTAATTAAAATggcaattaaaataaaacctggaATATAAATCGAGAAATTGGAATGAATACTGATTCTTCAAATTAAACAATGCCGACAAGCTTTGGCAATTGGGTACACCTTTACAATCAAATGCAGATGCTTAAACAATAATTGCaaatagtccccgatgtggagaatcTATTTCTTTTACAAAGTAGGAAACTGCCTAAGAAAATCTAACAACAAAATCTGACTGGAAAAATGCACCCCTCGGTGAGAAAATCGACCCTCCTTTATATACTTCCACTCTATCTAATTGTAGCATTCGTTCATTGAAAAAGTAAGTGGAAGTCATGGCTAAAAATGTGAAGGTCGTGGCTAAAAAGGTGGAGAGAAATAAGGGAGACCGGGTTGATGGCGACTGCCACAACCCTAATATGGTCtctgtggcgggcgccaccttttGTGGGATGGGCGCCACCACTTTATAGCTTCGTGGCGGGCGCCACCACTCCCTTTAGGTCATGTGGCAGGCGCCACACATCCAAGTGGTGGGCGCCACATGTCCATTTGGTGTGGTGAGCGCCATGCTttctatttttctccattttcttctctttttctttcct is a window of Lathyrus oleraceus cultivar Zhongwan6 chromosome 6, CAAS_Psat_ZW6_1.0, whole genome shotgun sequence DNA encoding:
- the LOC127094601 gene encoding uncharacterized protein LOC127094601 is translated as MVLVNRNQDPDHVVRQIRQEDAAGEQNLEAIVERIIMRNRISPGLQRPTYSSSLPDSVLQTELPRGWKVPKFIKFVGDTEESTVEHVAMYQTEDIDIANNEDLKLKYFPSSLTKNTFTWFTMLPPQSIQTWTQLERLFHEQFYIGQSKISVKELANVKQKTAELVDLYLNRFRLLKARRFTQVLEHELVEIAVEGLDYSIRKKLDTQYLRDMAQLADRVQCIERLKAEKTKTSRYHKK
- the LOC127094602 gene encoding uncharacterized protein LOC127094602, translating into MLMVRELDFLEQFQDMSLVCKETYFGVKLGMLKLTSGILDEIREGQKSDLGLVDRLTLINQGKGGDFRIDENDLRKLFWWPGMKKEIAKFVYSCLICQKSKIEHQKSSGLLQPLTKSAHFISIRMDYPMERLAKLYIEKIVILRGIPSSIVSDRDARNKMKVSQSRQKSYHDKRRKALEFEVNDHVFLRVTPVTGVGRALKSRKLTPRVIGPYQIPEKAGDVAYRITLLSSLANLHDVLHVSQLRRYIVNPSHVIRLDDVEVRDNLTVETLPMWIEDREVKQLRGKEIALVNVIWGGPAGGNMT